A single genomic interval of Lathyrus oleraceus cultivar Zhongwan6 chromosome 7, CAAS_Psat_ZW6_1.0, whole genome shotgun sequence harbors:
- the LOC127101013 gene encoding CASP-like protein 5B2 yields MMKRLLGGPGTVSGFLLRFGQCAFGAASISVMVTSFGFSTYTAFCYLTASMGLQVLWSFGLACLDIYALRKKRDLQNPILVSLFVVGDWVTAILSLAAACSSAGVVVLYTRDVDMCVIHKIIPCHRYQVSVAMAFVTWFLTAISSHVMFWILASV; encoded by the exons ATGATGAAGAGATTGTTGGGTGGACCTGGAACAGTGAGTGGATTCTTGTTGCGGTTTGGACAATGTGCATTTGGTGCTGCTTCCATCAGCGTCATGGTTACTTCTTTTGGCTTCTCTACCTATACCGCTTTTTG CTATTTAACAGCATCAATGGGACTTCAGGTGCTTTGGAGCTTTGGACTTGCATGTCTTGATATTTATGCCTTGAGAAAAAAGAGAGACTTGCAAAATCCAATTCTTGTTAGCCTGTTTGTTGTTGGCGATTGG GTAACAGCCATTTTGTCACTAGCAGCTGCATGCTCATCAGCCGGAGTTGTAGTTTTATATACAAGAGACGTGGATATGTGCGTGATTCATAAGATAATCCCTTGCCACAGGTATCAGGTTTCTGTAGCCATGGCTTTCGTCACCTGGTTTCTTACCGCAATATCATCACATGTGATGTTTTGGATACTGGCCTCAGTCTAG